The Limnochorda sp. LNt genome includes a region encoding these proteins:
- the dapG gene encoding aspartate kinase, whose translation MRIVVQKFGGTSVASEERRRQVAEHIRRAREEGHAVVAVVSAMGRRGEPYATDTLLDLLTHVAAPHAPDPREQDQLLSCGEIVACAVVAQTLLREGLPAISLTGAQAGIVTDGRYGEARILRVKTDVLHRLLSAGKVPVVAGFQGVSEDGEVTTLGRGGSDTTAAALGVALGAELVEIYTDVDGMKAADPRLVPEAPTLSGVTYREASELAHLGARVIHPRAVEIAMEGHVPLRIRRTGSDDPGTLVWDRPHGGRIEIRSDRPVVGVAHVAPLTQVVVSGHRDFNEGSLNARMLEAVARRGVSIDLILVSPHQLMFTVPEGAAASVQEALADFDVEVALTGRLAKVSVVGAGMHGVPGVMARIARALTGAGVEILQTSDSHASISCLVDADRLPQAIRALFEEFELGKGR comes from the coding sequence GTGCGCATCGTGGTGCAGAAGTTCGGCGGCACCTCCGTCGCCTCCGAGGAGCGGCGGCGGCAGGTCGCCGAGCACATCCGCCGGGCTCGGGAGGAGGGCCATGCGGTGGTGGCGGTGGTGTCGGCCATGGGTCGCCGGGGTGAGCCCTATGCCACCGACACCCTGCTGGACCTGCTGACCCACGTGGCCGCGCCGCATGCCCCCGATCCCCGCGAACAGGACCAGCTCCTGAGCTGCGGCGAGATCGTGGCCTGTGCGGTGGTGGCTCAGACCCTGCTGAGGGAAGGGCTGCCCGCGATCTCCCTGACGGGGGCGCAGGCGGGGATCGTGACCGACGGCCGCTACGGCGAGGCGCGCATCCTCCGGGTGAAGACCGACGTCCTGCACCGGCTGCTATCGGCGGGCAAGGTGCCCGTGGTGGCGGGCTTCCAGGGGGTCAGCGAAGACGGGGAGGTGACGACCCTGGGCCGGGGCGGCAGCGACACCACCGCCGCGGCTCTCGGGGTCGCGCTGGGAGCCGAGCTGGTCGAGATCTACACCGATGTCGACGGCATGAAGGCGGCCGACCCCCGGCTCGTGCCGGAGGCACCGACCCTGAGCGGGGTCACCTACCGGGAGGCGTCGGAGCTGGCCCACCTGGGGGCTCGGGTCATCCACCCGCGGGCCGTGGAGATCGCCATGGAGGGGCACGTGCCCCTGCGGATCCGCCGCACCGGCTCGGACGACCCGGGCACCCTGGTCTGGGACCGGCCCCACGGCGGTCGCATCGAGATCCGCTCCGACCGGCCGGTGGTGGGGGTGGCGCACGTGGCGCCCCTGACCCAGGTGGTCGTCAGCGGCCACCGCGACTTCAACGAGGGCTCCCTCAACGCCCGGATGCTGGAGGCGGTGGCCCGGCGAGGCGTCAGCATCGACCTCATCCTGGTCAGCCCCCACCAGCTCATGTTCACGGTGCCCGAGGGCGCCGCCGCGTCGGTGCAGGAGGCGCTGGCCGACTTCGACGTGGAGGTGGCCCTCACCGGGCGGCTGGCCAAGGTCTCGGTGGTGGGCGCCGGCATGCACGGGGTGCCGGGCGTGATGGCACGCATCGCCCGCGCGCTGACGGGCGCCGGGGTCGAGATCCTGCAGACCTCGGACTCGCACGCCAGCATCTCGTGCCTGGTGGATGCCGACCGGCTGCCCCAGGCTATCCGGGCGCTGTTCGAGGAGTTCGAGCTGGGAAAGGGGAGGTAG
- a CDS encoding aspartate-semialdehyde dehydrogenase: MRAGLRVGIVGATGAVGQELMRILPSRGWSVAELRLMASPASAGRRLRFGDEELVVEAAEPQRLSGLDVIFFSAGASVSRELAPEAVRRGAVVIDNSSAFRMEPDVPLVVPEVNMQDARAHRGIVANPNCSTIIMAVALWPLHRAARIRRIVVSTYQAVSGAGARAMAELLAQVDAERRGEPYEPAILPYAAGARHYPIAFNVIPQVDRFDQGGYTKEEWKMVHETRKIFHEPELAVTATTVRVPVLRSHSESINVELARPVDVDEARALLREAPGVEVVDDPDRQLYPMPRDWSGRDTVAVGRIRADYSCPTALNLWVVGDQIRKGAALNAVQIAEGLFA; the protein is encoded by the coding sequence ATGCGAGCTGGCTTGCGTGTGGGGATCGTCGGGGCGACGGGGGCCGTCGGGCAGGAGCTGATGCGGATCCTGCCGAGCCGGGGCTGGTCGGTGGCGGAGCTCCGGCTCATGGCGTCACCGGCGTCGGCCGGCCGTCGCCTGCGCTTCGGCGACGAGGAGCTGGTGGTGGAGGCCGCCGAGCCGCAGCGTCTGTCGGGGTTGGACGTCATCTTCTTCTCGGCCGGCGCCTCGGTGAGCCGGGAGCTGGCGCCCGAGGCCGTCCGAAGGGGCGCCGTCGTCATCGACAACTCCAGCGCCTTTCGCATGGAGCCCGACGTGCCCCTGGTGGTGCCCGAGGTCAACATGCAAGACGCCCGGGCCCACCGGGGTATCGTGGCCAACCCCAACTGCAGCACCATCATCATGGCGGTGGCGCTGTGGCCCCTGCATCGAGCCGCCCGCATCCGGAGGATCGTGGTCTCCACGTACCAGGCGGTCTCGGGGGCCGGGGCCAGGGCCATGGCCGAGCTCTTGGCCCAGGTGGACGCGGAGCGACGAGGGGAGCCCTACGAGCCCGCCATCCTGCCCTATGCGGCGGGCGCGCGGCACTATCCCATCGCCTTCAACGTGATCCCCCAGGTGGACCGCTTCGACCAAGGAGGCTACACCAAAGAGGAGTGGAAGATGGTCCACGAGACCCGCAAGATCTTCCACGAGCCCGAGCTGGCCGTGACGGCCACGACCGTGCGGGTGCCGGTGCTGCGCTCGCACAGCGAGTCCATCAACGTGGAGCTGGCGCGGCCGGTCGACGTCGACGAGGCAAGGGCGCTGCTGCGCGAGGCCCCCGGCGTCGAGGTGGTCGACGACCCCGACCGTCAGCTCTATCCCATGCCCCGTGACTGGTCGGGCCGGGACACGGTGGCGGTGGGAAGGATCCGCGCCGACTACTCGTGCCCGACGGCCCTCAACCTCTGGGTGGTCGGCGACCAGATCCGCAAGGGTGCGGCCCTCAATGCGGTGCAGATCGCCGAGGGCCTCTTCGCCTGA
- a CDS encoding dipicolinate synthase subunit B yields MGTLAGKRIGWALAASHCSFEEVLPHIEWLRREGAEVWAILSEHATDTRFGTVQEWVERLERATGRTVMRSIVETEPLGPQRLLDALLIAPCTGNTLAKLALAITDGAVLMAAKATFRNGRPVVLAISTNDALGANAKNLGLLLNTKHVYMVPFGQDNPEAKPTSMVADFDLIVPTLEAALEGRQLQPMIIERARRQVR; encoded by the coding sequence ATGGGTACGCTGGCAGGCAAGCGCATCGGGTGGGCCCTGGCCGCCTCGCACTGCTCCTTCGAGGAGGTGCTGCCGCACATCGAATGGCTCCGCCGGGAGGGGGCCGAGGTCTGGGCCATCCTCTCGGAGCATGCCACCGACACGCGCTTCGGCACCGTGCAGGAGTGGGTGGAGCGCCTCGAACGCGCCACCGGGCGTACCGTGATGCGCAGCATCGTGGAGACCGAGCCCCTGGGGCCTCAGAGACTCCTCGACGCGCTCCTCATCGCGCCCTGCACCGGCAACACCCTGGCCAAGCTCGCCCTGGCCATCACCGATGGCGCCGTCCTGATGGCGGCCAAGGCGACCTTTCGCAACGGGCGTCCGGTGGTGCTGGCCATCTCCACCAACGACGCCCTGGGGGCCAATGCGAAAAACCTGGGGCTGTTGCTCAACACGAAGCATGTCTACATGGTACCCTTCGGTCAGGACAATCCGGAGGCGAAGCCGACGTCCATGGTGGCCGACTTCGATCTCATCGTGCCGACGCTGGAAGCCGCCCTCGAGGGTCGCCAGCTCCAGCCGATGATCATCGAACGTGCTCGGCGCCAGGTGCGTTGA
- the dpsA gene encoding dipicolinate synthase subunit DpsA produces the protein MSGSLQSLGILVAGGDEREIHLARRLIELGARVWMAGFPPALLPEGAVAAPGIAEVSAEVGAILCPLSGTDAQGFIRTRMDPARALRLDETTLGACRPGTVLMIGSARPLVRELAQRRGLRLVELLRDEALALLNAIPTAEGAIALAMANMRITLHDSQALVIGLGRCGQQILRLLLAFGAHVTAVGFDRLEAARGFVWGVPVVEPPVIERAAAGADVVFNTAPVVTLTEPVLARMRRDAVIVDIASEPGGTDFQAAQRLGLRAIHAVALPGRVAPVTAGRILASVVPDLLASLTASTDAS, from the coding sequence ATGAGCGGCTCGTTGCAATCCCTGGGGATCCTGGTGGCCGGCGGCGACGAGCGGGAGATCCACCTGGCTCGCCGGCTCATCGAGCTGGGGGCCCGCGTCTGGATGGCCGGCTTCCCCCCGGCTCTCCTGCCCGAGGGTGCCGTGGCGGCGCCCGGCATCGCGGAGGTGTCGGCCGAGGTCGGGGCCATCCTCTGTCCGTTGAGCGGCACCGACGCCCAGGGCTTCATCCGCACCCGGATGGATCCGGCGAGGGCGTTGCGACTGGACGAGACGACCCTGGGGGCGTGCCGGCCCGGGACGGTGCTCATGATCGGGTCGGCTCGTCCCTTGGTGCGGGAGCTGGCGCAGCGCCGGGGCTTGCGCCTGGTGGAGCTGCTGCGCGACGAGGCCCTGGCGCTGCTCAACGCGATCCCGACCGCCGAGGGTGCCATCGCGCTGGCCATGGCCAACATGCGCATCACGCTACACGACAGCCAGGCCCTCGTCATCGGCCTGGGGCGGTGCGGTCAGCAGATCCTCCGCCTGCTGCTCGCGTTCGGTGCGCACGTGACGGCCGTCGGCTTCGACCGCCTGGAGGCGGCACGGGGCTTCGTGTGGGGGGTGCCGGTGGTGGAGCCGCCCGTCATCGAGCGGGCGGCCGCCGGAGCCGACGTCGTCTTCAACACCGCGCCGGTGGTGACGCTGACGGAGCCGGTCCTGGCGCGGATGCGGCGCGACGCGGTCATCGTCGACATCGCCTCCGAGCCGGGCGGCACCGACTTCCAGGCGGCCCAGCGCCTCGGGCTGCGCGCCATCCATGCCGTGGCCCTGCCCGGCCGGGTCGCGCCCGTCACCGCCGGCCGCATCCTGGCCTCGGTGGTACCGGACCTGCTGGCCAGCCTCACGGCGTCGACCGATGCGTCCTGA
- the dapB gene encoding 4-hydroxy-tetrahydrodipicolinate reductase, with amino-acid sequence MVALRVAVAGASGKVGREVVTALLREPDLQLVGGIGRRSAGQDIGEVAGAGRIGIPIDRDVRQLLQRTPVDVLVDFTEAQAALAHAFACVDAGVHLVVGTTGMSRAELEDLETRCRQRGVGAVVSPNFAVGALLMMRLAAIVAPYMPRCEIVEMHHDAKLDAPSGTALRTAALIAQARGQGDDDRPAVPIHSVRLPGLVAHQAVIFGLEGQTLTIRHDSTSRRSYVPGVLLAVRRVTELRGVHSLEEILFGAPPAGAGGAGLTPRPYPA; translated from the coding sequence GTGGTGGCACTGAGGGTGGCGGTGGCAGGGGCTTCGGGGAAGGTGGGCCGCGAGGTGGTGACGGCCCTCCTGCGGGAGCCCGACCTGCAGCTGGTGGGGGGCATCGGCCGGCGGTCGGCCGGCCAGGACATCGGCGAGGTGGCCGGTGCCGGGCGCATCGGCATCCCCATCGACCGCGACGTCCGTCAGCTGCTCCAGAGGACTCCCGTGGACGTTCTGGTGGACTTCACCGAGGCTCAGGCGGCCCTGGCCCATGCCTTCGCCTGTGTCGACGCCGGGGTGCACCTGGTGGTGGGCACCACGGGGATGAGCCGAGCCGAGCTGGAGGACCTGGAGACCCGGTGCCGCCAGCGGGGGGTCGGCGCCGTGGTCTCGCCCAACTTCGCCGTCGGCGCCCTGCTGATGATGCGCCTGGCCGCCATCGTGGCCCCGTACATGCCTCGTTGCGAGATCGTGGAGATGCACCACGACGCCAAGCTCGACGCCCCCTCGGGCACCGCACTTCGCACCGCCGCCCTCATCGCCCAGGCCCGGGGCCAGGGCGACGACGACCGTCCGGCCGTGCCCATCCACAGCGTGCGGTTGCCGGGGTTGGTGGCGCACCAGGCGGTCATCTTCGGCCTGGAGGGTCAGACCCTGACCATCCGCCACGACAGCACGAGCCGGCGCAGCTACGTGCCCGGGGTGCTCCTGGCCGTGCGCCGGGTGACGGAGTTGCGGGGCGTCCACTCCCTCGAGGAGATCCTCTTCGGCGCTCCGCCGGCCGGGGCGGGCGGTGCCGGCCTGACACCACGGCCCTATCCCGCATAG
- a CDS encoding YlmC/YmxH family sporulation protein codes for MSELIGKEIVDLSQGVRWGPLRDADLLVDLRDGHVEALILPVRRGWMGRSEMVIPWERVVKVGREVIVVDLGTGSPAEGISRPAPERLRASASRRLVRGESVEGGNGHWRL; via the coding sequence ATGAGCGAGCTGATCGGCAAGGAGATCGTGGACCTGTCGCAGGGGGTCCGCTGGGGGCCGTTGCGGGATGCCGACCTCCTGGTCGATCTGCGCGACGGCCACGTGGAGGCGCTCATCCTCCCGGTGCGGCGGGGCTGGATGGGGCGTTCGGAGATGGTGATCCCCTGGGAGCGGGTGGTCAAAGTCGGTCGCGAGGTGATCGTCGTCGACCTCGGCACCGGCTCCCCTGCCGAGGGCATATCCAGGCCGGCCCCGGAGAGACTAAGGGCGAGCGCATCACGGCGCCTGGTGAGAGGGGAGTCGGTCGAAGGTGGCAACGGTCATTGGCGTCTTTGA
- a CDS encoding M16 family metallopeptidase, producing MPSTIRKTVLDNGVRIVTESVDDLRSTALSIWVDVGSRDEGPEEQGICHFIEHMMFKGTERLSAREIAERIDAIGGQLNAFTTKEQTCYYARVLGEHVPEAVDLLADMLLGSRMDPADVAKEQGVIVEEIGMYEDTPDELIHDLAARAYLGRHPAGRAVLGTRESVQALTRERLQAFVRRHYTGRRLVVAAAGKVDHDELVERIACHFGGLAAGEAPQRGAPVQADYRWLVRSRKTEQAHLCLTAPGLRANSPDKWTMLILDTVLGGGVSSRLFQELREERGWVYSTYSYHTAFADAGYFTVYAGASPDRAPAVLELVEQQLAALAASGITEAELRRAQEHLKGSILLSMESMSYRANRLARAELSGEPYLAPDELIARIESVRCEQVHRLAARLFVPDAYAYAAVGPVPWKTRRRLAAAG from the coding sequence TTGCCATCGACGATACGCAAGACGGTGCTCGACAACGGGGTGCGCATCGTCACCGAATCGGTGGACGACCTGCGCTCGACGGCCCTGAGCATCTGGGTCGACGTGGGATCCCGTGACGAGGGGCCCGAAGAGCAGGGCATCTGCCACTTCATCGAGCACATGATGTTCAAGGGCACCGAGCGGCTCAGCGCCCGGGAGATCGCCGAGCGCATCGACGCCATCGGGGGCCAGCTCAACGCCTTCACGACCAAGGAGCAGACCTGCTACTACGCGCGGGTGCTGGGCGAGCACGTGCCGGAGGCCGTCGACTTGCTGGCCGACATGCTGCTGGGCTCCCGGATGGACCCCGCCGACGTCGCCAAGGAGCAGGGCGTCATCGTCGAGGAGATCGGGATGTACGAAGATACCCCCGACGAGCTCATCCACGATCTGGCGGCTCGAGCCTACCTGGGGCGGCATCCGGCCGGGCGCGCCGTGCTGGGCACGCGGGAGTCGGTCCAGGCCTTGACGCGGGAGCGCCTGCAGGCGTTCGTGCGTCGCCACTACACGGGGCGCCGGCTGGTGGTGGCGGCCGCCGGCAAGGTGGACCACGACGAGCTGGTGGAGCGGATCGCATGCCACTTCGGCGGCCTGGCGGCCGGGGAGGCGCCGCAGCGGGGGGCGCCCGTGCAGGCCGACTATCGATGGCTGGTGCGCAGCCGCAAGACCGAGCAGGCGCATCTCTGCCTCACCGCACCCGGCCTCCGCGCCAACAGCCCCGACAAGTGGACCATGCTGATCCTGGATACGGTGCTGGGTGGCGGGGTCAGCTCGCGACTCTTCCAGGAGCTGCGCGAGGAGCGGGGCTGGGTCTACTCGACCTACTCGTACCACACCGCCTTCGCCGACGCGGGCTACTTCACCGTCTACGCGGGCGCGAGCCCCGACCGGGCCCCGGCCGTGCTGGAGCTGGTGGAGCAGCAGCTGGCGGCCCTGGCCGCATCGGGCATCACCGAGGCGGAGCTGCGCCGCGCGCAGGAGCACCTCAAGGGCTCCATCCTGCTCAGCATGGAGAGCATGAGCTACCGTGCCAACCGCCTGGCCCGGGCCGAGCTGTCGGGGGAGCCCTACCTCGCGCCCGATGAGCTCATCGCGCGCATCGAGTCGGTTCGGTGCGAGCAGGTGCACCGGCTGGCGGCGCGGCTGTTCGTACCCGACGCGTACGCCTACGCCGCGGTCGGCCCGGTGCCGTGGAAGACCCGGCGGCGCCTCGCGGCCGCCGGCTGA
- a CDS encoding polysaccharide deacetylase family protein, protein MFVAVDVRRLRTIVGVLLLAAGAVAVLWSEMRHRPRQVAAPALHDASAAGAASIGAIYRGPAELPWAALAINVDWGEEVLPEMLAVLRWHGVRATFFLTGRWARKFPDVARLIAEGGHEIGNHGLDHLHPTELADAELHRLVEENARLLESLTGRRPTLFAPPYGEVDERVVRVARSAGHYTVMWTVDTIDWQRPAPDVILDRVGRRLAPGAIILMHPTQPALQALPDMLRLIAHRGLMVVPVGQMVEALEHGGLAGPGVTPDLPGWSSQGVLAGPGGWAITRPIDRRPTAGRL, encoded by the coding sequence GTGTTCGTCGCGGTCGATGTCCGACGCCTGCGGACCATCGTGGGGGTCCTGCTGCTGGCAGCCGGCGCGGTGGCGGTCCTCTGGTCCGAGATGCGGCACCGTCCCCGTCAGGTGGCGGCCCCGGCCCTCCACGACGCGAGTGCGGCGGGGGCGGCATCGATCGGGGCCATCTATCGAGGCCCTGCAGAGCTGCCGTGGGCAGCGCTGGCCATCAACGTGGACTGGGGCGAGGAGGTCCTGCCCGAGATGCTGGCCGTGCTGCGCTGGCATGGCGTGCGCGCCACCTTCTTCCTGACCGGGCGATGGGCCCGCAAGTTTCCGGACGTGGCACGGCTCATCGCCGAAGGGGGCCACGAGATCGGCAATCACGGGCTGGATCACCTGCACCCCACCGAGCTGGCCGATGCCGAGCTGCACCGGCTGGTGGAGGAGAACGCCCGGCTGCTGGAGTCGCTGACGGGAAGGCGCCCGACGCTGTTCGCGCCGCCCTACGGGGAGGTGGACGAGCGTGTGGTCAGGGTGGCCCGATCGGCCGGGCACTACACCGTCATGTGGACCGTCGACACCATCGACTGGCAGCGGCCGGCCCCTGACGTCATCCTCGACCGCGTGGGCCGCCGGCTGGCGCCGGGGGCCATCATCCTGATGCACCCCACCCAGCCCGCCCTGCAGGCGCTGCCCGACATGCTGCGCCTCATCGCCCACCGGGGGCTGATGGTGGTGCCCGTCGGGCAGATGGTGGAGGCGCTGGAGCACGGTGGGCTCGCGGGCCCGGGCGTCACCCCTGACCTCCCCGGCTGGTCTTCCCAAGGGGTGCTGGCCGGACCCGGGGGATGGGCCATCACAAGGCCAATCGACCGACGACCGACCGCCGGGAGGCTATAA
- a CDS encoding polysaccharide deacetylase family protein has protein sequence MVVRWRGLRSWLVVGIAIWVGSVLAYWIGSRTVAVLSRYVVARLVPIYKVEVEQPRIALSFDATWGTSRTDRLLEILRRHGVKTTFFLAGNWLERYPEYVRKIASEGHEIGNHSYTHPHMATLSREQIRRELEENQRRIDALVGRPDVLLFRPPFGEYDDTVIEVASELGYYTVQWSVDSLDWQDLNAEAMVARILRSVEPGDIILFHNDGTHTPEAVDRLIPTLEARGFQIVPVSQLIYHTFYIIDPSSGLQRRRPLPPLAPPQTPPQAPQPQPTR, from the coding sequence ATGGTCGTCCGTTGGCGGGGGCTTCGATCCTGGCTCGTGGTAGGGATCGCCATCTGGGTGGGGTCGGTGCTGGCCTACTGGATCGGCAGCCGCACCGTGGCGGTCCTCTCCCGGTACGTCGTGGCGCGCCTGGTGCCCATCTACAAGGTGGAGGTGGAGCAGCCCCGCATCGCGCTCTCGTTCGATGCGACGTGGGGCACGTCGCGGACGGATCGCCTGCTGGAGATCCTGCGGCGCCACGGCGTCAAGACCACGTTCTTCCTGGCCGGCAACTGGCTCGAACGCTATCCGGAGTACGTGCGCAAGATCGCCTCCGAGGGTCACGAGATCGGCAACCACTCCTACACCCACCCCCACATGGCGACCCTCAGCCGCGAGCAGATCCGCCGGGAGCTGGAGGAGAACCAACGGCGCATCGACGCGCTGGTGGGGCGGCCCGACGTCCTGCTCTTCCGACCCCCCTTCGGCGAGTACGACGACACGGTCATCGAGGTGGCCTCGGAGCTGGGCTACTACACCGTGCAGTGGTCGGTCGACTCCCTGGACTGGCAGGATCTGAACGCGGAGGCCATGGTCGCGCGCATCCTGCGCAGCGTCGAGCCCGGTGACATCATCCTGTTTCACAACGACGGCACCCACACGCCGGAGGCGGTGGACCGCCTCATCCCCACGCTCGAGGCGCGGGGCTTCCAGATCGTCCCGGTCTCCCAGCTCATCTACCACACCTTCTACATCATCGACCCCAGCTCGGGGCTGCAGCGCCGCCGCCCCCTGCCGCCCCTCGCCCCGCCGCAGACGCCGCCCCAGGCGCCGCAGCCGCAGCCGACCCGCTGA
- a CDS encoding cell wall hydrolase, with the protein MGRDAATVILVLGLALGTAVLYGLARQGEEPSALAQAGHAAGLQGRAEGATTPSGQPPAVQLYVVKPGDTLYGIASRFGTTVAVLQRLNDLDDPDRIGAGQVLRVPAGAGEAAGVVPTLGAVARPSPGRYGPVSDWERHLLASLIWHEARGEPFEGQIAVGAVVLNRVDDPRFPDSILGVVTQPGQFPFSLEQLQRTRPDAWAYAAADRALAGEDPTGGALYFYNPAKTTTPEFWATRPVVARIGQHVFTR; encoded by the coding sequence GTGGGTCGCGATGCCGCCACGGTGATCCTGGTCCTGGGCCTGGCCCTGGGGACGGCGGTCCTCTACGGGCTCGCCCGCCAGGGCGAGGAGCCGTCCGCTCTGGCCCAGGCGGGCCACGCCGCCGGGCTGCAGGGACGAGCCGAGGGTGCGACGACGCCTTCGGGGCAGCCGCCGGCGGTGCAGCTCTACGTGGTCAAGCCGGGCGACACCCTTTACGGCATCGCCTCCCGCTTCGGTACGACGGTGGCCGTCTTGCAGCGTCTCAACGACCTCGACGATCCGGACCGCATCGGGGCGGGTCAGGTGCTGCGGGTCCCGGCGGGGGCGGGGGAGGCGGCGGGCGTGGTGCCGACGCTGGGGGCGGTGGCCCGTCCATCGCCGGGCAGGTACGGGCCCGTCTCCGACTGGGAACGCCACCTGCTGGCCAGCCTCATCTGGCACGAGGCCCGGGGCGAGCCCTTCGAGGGGCAGATCGCGGTGGGCGCCGTGGTGCTCAACCGGGTGGACGATCCGCGCTTTCCCGACTCCATCCTGGGTGTGGTGACGCAGCCCGGTCAGTTCCCCTTCTCCCTGGAGCAGCTCCAGCGCACCCGTCCCGATGCCTGGGCCTACGCGGCCGCCGACCGGGCACTGGCCGGCGAGGATCCCACCGGTGGGGCCCTCTACTTCTACAACCCGGCCAAGACGACCACGCCGGAGTTTTGGGCCACCCGGCCCGTGGTGGCGCGCATCGGCCAGCACGTCTTCACGCGCTGA